A region from the Sphingopyxis lindanitolerans genome encodes:
- a CDS encoding SIMPL domain-containing protein codes for MKPALFLTPLLGLAACTPAAPDPRGVDRDETVLTVTGTGRAEATPDQALFTAGLSSIAADAQAASARNAETMNKITAALARLDIPARDIQTRNLSVNRIDYGANKGRYEASNSVAVRVRDNKRVSEALAAVTAAGANIVSGPNLSVADPEKANLGAYGTAYKAARAKADAYAAAANLRVTRVLAISDGGQGGYMPQMADMEARIAAPPTVVPQAAPPVMAGTNMNIVTVRVDFALAAK; via the coding sequence ATGAAACCAGCCCTGTTCCTCACGCCCCTGCTCGGCCTCGCCGCCTGCACCCCCGCTGCGCCCGACCCTCGCGGTGTCGATCGCGACGAAACCGTGCTGACCGTCACCGGCACGGGGCGCGCCGAAGCCACCCCCGATCAGGCGTTGTTCACTGCCGGCCTGTCGAGCATCGCCGCCGACGCGCAGGCCGCCAGCGCCCGCAACGCGGAAACCATGAACAAGATCACCGCCGCGCTCGCCAGGCTCGACATTCCGGCGCGGGATATTCAGACCCGCAACCTCTCGGTCAACCGGATCGACTATGGCGCGAACAAGGGCCGCTATGAGGCCAGCAACAGCGTCGCCGTGCGGGTCCGCGACAACAAACGGGTGAGCGAAGCTCTCGCCGCCGTCACCGCTGCCGGGGCCAACATCGTCTCCGGCCCCAATCTCTCGGTCGCCGATCCCGAAAAGGCCAACCTCGGCGCTTATGGCACCGCCTACAAGGCCGCGCGCGCCAAGGCCGATGCCTATGCCGCCGCCGCCAACCTGCGCGTTACGCGCGTGCTGGCGATCAGCGATGGCGGCCAGGGCGGCTATATGCCGCAAATGGCCGACATGGAGGCCCGCATCGCCGCTCCCCCGACAGTCGTGCCACAGGCAGCGCCCCCGGTGATGGCGGGGACCAACATGAACATCGTGACCGTGCGGGTGGATTTCGCCCTGGCGGCGAAGTGA
- a CDS encoding HEPN domain-containing protein: protein MTMRADLDHLPAAKRRELERVARVLFDEFEDAVKTKLSDKRKGGRILKLILFGSYARGDWVEDRASGYISDYDLLVVVNSETFTDLQTWWAVADDHLVRELTVTRHLSTPVNFIVHSLMDVNDQLARGRPFFADIARDGIALYEAPGQGLAMPRQLDAQERHAEALRHRDHWFPLAAHALKLAQDSIADGVPRDAAFMLHQAVERAYNAVLLVLTLYAPKSHRLGILRSLAENLDPRLIEAWPRDTRAARRHFAQLQRAYVEARYSHAYEITPDELAWLVERVRHFHTIAAAICAEHLATIDTKNDPGGLP, encoded by the coding sequence ATGACGATGCGGGCCGATCTCGATCATCTTCCCGCCGCCAAGCGCCGCGAACTGGAACGGGTCGCCCGCGTCCTGTTCGATGAATTTGAGGATGCCGTCAAAACCAAGCTCTCCGACAAACGCAAGGGCGGCCGCATCCTCAAGCTGATCCTGTTCGGCTCCTACGCGCGCGGCGATTGGGTCGAGGATCGCGCCAGCGGCTACATCTCCGACTATGACCTTCTCGTCGTCGTCAACTCCGAGACCTTCACCGATCTGCAAACATGGTGGGCGGTCGCCGACGATCATCTGGTGCGCGAGCTGACCGTCACCCGCCATCTCTCAACGCCGGTCAATTTCATCGTCCATTCCCTGATGGACGTAAATGACCAGCTCGCGCGCGGCCGTCCCTTCTTTGCCGACATAGCCCGCGATGGCATTGCCCTCTACGAAGCGCCGGGACAGGGCCTCGCCATGCCGCGCCAGCTCGACGCGCAGGAACGCCACGCCGAAGCCCTGCGCCATCGCGACCATTGGTTCCCGCTCGCCGCGCACGCGCTCAAGCTCGCCCAGGACAGCATCGCCGACGGCGTGCCGCGCGATGCGGCGTTCATGCTGCACCAGGCCGTCGAGCGGGCTTACAATGCCGTGCTGCTCGTCCTGACGCTCTACGCGCCCAAATCGCACCGTCTCGGCATCCTGCGCTCGCTCGCCGAAAATCTAGACCCCCGGCTGATCGAAGCATGGCCGCGCGATACTCGCGCGGCCCGCCGCCATTTCGCACAGTTGCAGCGCGCCTATGTCGAGGCCCGCTATTCCCACGCCTATGAAATCACCCCCGACGAACTGGCCTGGCTCGTCGAGCGCGTGAGGCATTTCCACACGATCGCCGCCGCGATCTGCGCCGAACATCTCGCCACGATCGACACCAAAAACGACCCAGGAGGATTGCCATGA
- a CDS encoding conjugal transfer protein TraD — protein MQRRERTRHLIELGGLVQKAGLVELTDDDRATLYGAMLDLAARAQGDGNALALWKRRGKRAFDAEAEGQDNAEGNAHD, from the coding sequence GTGCAGCGTCGCGAACGCACCCGCCATCTCATAGAGCTGGGCGGCCTCGTCCAGAAAGCCGGGCTCGTCGAACTGACCGACGACGATCGAGCAACGCTCTATGGCGCGATGCTCGATCTGGCCGCCCGCGCGCAAGGCGATGGCAACGCCCTCGCGCTCTGGAAGCGGCGCGGCAAACGGGCCTTCGACGCGGAAGCGGAAGGACAGGACAACGCGGAAGGAAACGCCCATGACTGA
- a CDS encoding conjugal transfer protein TraD: MRKTRDYDAELRALSDKAKSIKAKKIQQLGELVTGTGADALDLDTLAGALLAAVESADAEEREAWRSRGAAFFQGRGRKAGRRAGGNGEGGNQAGAGEAQG; encoded by the coding sequence ATGCGAAAGACGCGCGACTATGACGCCGAATTGCGGGCACTGAGCGACAAGGCCAAGTCTATCAAGGCGAAGAAGATACAGCAACTCGGCGAGCTGGTGACGGGGACCGGGGCCGATGCGCTCGATCTGGACACGCTCGCCGGTGCGCTGCTCGCCGCCGTGGAATCGGCCGACGCGGAGGAAAGGGAGGCGTGGCGCTCGCGGGGCGCGGCCTTCTTTCAAGGACGCGGGCGCAAGGCTGGGCGACGCGCTGGCGGCAACGGCGAAGGCGGAAACCAAGCTGGCGCAGGCGAGGCACAGGGTTGA
- the traA gene encoding Ti-type conjugative transfer relaxase TraA, producing the protein MAIYHFSAKVIGRSSGSSAVASAAYRAAERLHDDRLGRDHDFSNKAGVVHSEIMLPEGAPERLNDRATLWNEVEAGEKRKDAQLAREVEFSIPRELNQQQGVQLAREFVEKQFVERGMVADLNVHWDMGKDGQPKPHAHVMLSMREISPDGFGKKVVEWNSTALLKEWREAWADHVNQRLAELDIDARIDHRTLAAQGIDLEPQHKIGPAASRMPEQGLEAERVEDHARIARENGEKIIARPEIALDAITRQQATFTRRDLAQFAFRHSDGKDQFDQVMSAVRTSPELVALGKDGRGEDRFTSRDMIDTEQRLSQAGDRLADRAGHGLSAASQMGGRDTAESGSLALGSQQKDALAHITGKNDLAIVVGYAGTGKSTMLGVARDEWERAGYQVRGAALSGIAAEGLEGGSGIQSRTIASMEYQWDQGRELLGPRDVLVIDEAGMIGTRQMERVLSEAERAGAKVVLVGDPEQLQAIEAGAAFRSLAERHGAAEISEVRRQHEDWQKDATRALATGRTGEAIHAYAEHGMVHAAETREAARAELIDTWDAQRLADPEKTRIILTHTNAEVRDLNQAARDRLREAGELGQDVRISAERGAREFATGDRIMFLKNERGLGVKNGTLGKVERVSPDSMAVRLDDGRQVAFDLKDYAHVDHGYAATIHKSQGVTVDQGHVLATPGMDRHAAYVALSRHREGVQLHYGRDDFADDRRLVRTLSRERAKDMASDYPMYRDRDAEAQSFADRRGLSGEIRLPDAPERKGVELLGPRAGTMRQMGGDPRPREIGEGRGAGDAKAAAERQPRRGMFDGLKLSAEPAKAAEPAQGAKEKAAPKRGMFDGLKLSSRTPTPAKEAPARAEQGLTHDFRRAVERASRSAEAVLQARASGGPVLEHQKVALERATEALDQIRAGASRDMASAFQREPGLLHEAAAGRSGPMMDAMAQEAKVRADPNLRADRFVERWQQLSQDRDRLYRAGDMTGREKAGKEMAGMAKSLERDPQVESILRGRERELGLEMGMGRGRDLSHQLTHELGIGRDRGLSR; encoded by the coding sequence ATGGCAATCTACCATTTCTCCGCGAAAGTCATTGGCCGATCCAGTGGATCGAGCGCCGTTGCGAGCGCGGCCTATCGTGCGGCGGAGCGGCTGCACGATGACCGACTCGGGCGCGATCATGATTTCTCGAACAAGGCCGGCGTCGTCCATTCGGAAATCATGCTGCCCGAAGGTGCGCCGGAGCGTTTAAACGATCGCGCGACCTTGTGGAACGAGGTGGAGGCCGGCGAGAAGCGCAAGGACGCGCAACTTGCCCGCGAAGTCGAGTTCTCGATTCCGCGCGAGCTGAACCAGCAGCAGGGCGTCCAGCTCGCCCGCGAGTTCGTCGAAAAGCAGTTCGTCGAACGCGGCATGGTGGCCGACCTCAATGTGCATTGGGACATGGGCAAGGACGGCCAGCCCAAGCCGCACGCGCATGTCATGTTGTCGATGCGTGAAATCAGCCCGGACGGCTTCGGCAAGAAGGTAGTCGAGTGGAACAGCACGGCGCTCCTGAAGGAGTGGCGCGAGGCGTGGGCCGACCATGTGAACCAGCGCCTTGCCGAGCTGGATATTGACGCGCGGATCGACCATCGCACGTTGGCGGCGCAGGGGATCGACCTTGAGCCGCAACACAAGATCGGGCCGGCTGCATCGCGGATGCCCGAACAAGGGCTTGAGGCCGAGCGGGTCGAGGACCATGCCCGGATCGCGCGCGAAAATGGCGAGAAGATCATTGCGCGGCCCGAGATCGCGCTGGACGCGATCACGCGCCAGCAGGCGACGTTCACGCGGCGCGACCTGGCGCAGTTCGCGTTCCGGCACAGCGACGGCAAGGATCAGTTCGACCAGGTGATGAGCGCGGTGCGGACCTCGCCCGAGCTGGTGGCGCTGGGGAAGGACGGGCGCGGCGAGGATCGGTTCACGTCGCGCGACATGATCGACACCGAGCAGCGGTTGAGCCAGGCCGGCGATCGGCTTGCGGATCGGGCGGGGCATGGTCTCTCGGCGGCGTCTCAAATGGGGGGGCGAGACACCGCCGAGAGTGGAAGCCTTGCGCTGGGAAGCCAGCAAAAGGACGCCCTGGCGCATATCACCGGCAAGAACGACCTGGCAATCGTCGTCGGCTATGCCGGCACCGGCAAATCGACCATGTTGGGCGTGGCGCGCGACGAATGGGAGCGCGCCGGCTATCAGGTGCGCGGCGCGGCCTTGTCCGGCATCGCGGCCGAGGGGCTTGAGGGCGGTTCCGGCATCCAGTCCCGCACGATCGCGAGCATGGAATATCAGTGGGACCAGGGCCGCGAGCTGCTAGGCCCGCGCGACGTGCTGGTGATCGACGAGGCGGGCATGATCGGCACGCGCCAGATGGAGCGCGTATTGTCCGAGGCCGAAAGGGCCGGCGCGAAGGTGGTCCTTGTCGGCGATCCCGAGCAGTTGCAGGCGATCGAGGCCGGGGCGGCGTTCCGGTCCCTTGCCGAGCGCCACGGCGCGGCCGAGATCAGCGAGGTTCGCCGGCAGCATGAGGACTGGCAGAAGGACGCCACGCGGGCGCTGGCGACGGGCAGGACCGGCGAGGCGATCCATGCCTATGCCGAGCATGGCATGGTCCACGCGGCCGAGACGCGCGAGGCTGCGCGGGCCGAGCTGATCGACACATGGGACGCGCAGCGGCTTGCCGATCCCGAAAAGACGCGGATCATCCTCACCCACACCAATGCCGAGGTTCGTGATTTGAACCAGGCCGCGCGCGATCGGCTGCGCGAAGCCGGCGAGCTGGGGCAGGACGTGCGGATTTCGGCCGAGCGGGGCGCGCGCGAGTTCGCGACCGGCGACCGCATCATGTTCCTGAAAAACGAGCGCGGGCTAGGCGTGAAGAACGGCACGCTGGGGAAGGTCGAGCGCGTGTCGCCCGACAGCATGGCGGTGCGGCTCGATGATGGCCGACAGGTGGCGTTCGACCTCAAGGACTATGCCCATGTCGATCATGGCTATGCCGCGACCATCCACAAATCGCAGGGCGTGACGGTCGATCAGGGGCATGTGCTGGCGACGCCGGGGATGGACCGCCATGCGGCCTATGTGGCGCTGTCGCGGCACCGTGAGGGCGTGCAGCTCCACTATGGCCGCGACGACTTCGCCGACGATCGGCGGCTTGTCCGCACGCTGTCGCGCGAGCGGGCGAAGGATATGGCGTCGGATTATCCCATGTATCGGGACCGCGACGCCGAGGCGCAATCGTTCGCCGATCGGCGCGGTCTGTCGGGCGAGATCCGATTGCCGGATGCGCCCGAGCGCAAGGGTGTGGAGCTTCTTGGCCCGCGTGCTGGCACCATGCGCCAGATGGGCGGAGATCCACGCCCACGCGAGATCGGCGAGGGCCGCGGCGCAGGGGATGCGAAGGCCGCGGCCGAGCGACAGCCGCGGCGCGGCATGTTCGACGGCTTGAAGCTGTCGGCCGAGCCGGCGAAGGCGGCCGAGCCAGCGCAGGGCGCGAAGGAAAAAGCGGCTCCCAAGCGGGGCATGTTCGATGGGCTGAAACTGTCGTCGCGCACGCCGACGCCGGCGAAGGAAGCCCCGGCGCGTGCCGAGCAGGGCCTTACCCATGATTTCCGGCGCGCGGTCGAGCGGGCCTCGCGTTCGGCCGAGGCGGTGTTGCAGGCCCGCGCATCGGGCGGGCCGGTATTGGAGCATCAGAAGGTCGCGCTCGAGCGCGCGACCGAGGCGCTGGACCAGATCAGGGCGGGGGCTTCGCGCGATATGGCATCGGCGTTCCAGCGCGAACCCGGCTTGCTCCATGAGGCGGCGGCGGGGCGCAGCGGCCCGATGATGGATGCGATGGCGCAGGAGGCCAAGGTGCGGGCCGATCCGAACTTGCGCGCCGATCGGTTCGTGGAACGCTGGCAACAGCTCTCCCAGGACCGTGACCGGCTTTATCGCGCCGGCGACATGACGGGCCGCGAGAAGGCGGGCAAGGAAATGGCGGGCATGGCGAAAAGCCTTGAGCGCGATCCCCAGGTGGAATCGATCCTGCGCGGCCGTGAGCGCGAGCTGGGGCTTGAGATGGGCATGGGGCGCGGGCGCGACCTTAGCCACCAGTTGACGCACGAACTTGGGATTGGCCGCGATCGTGGCCTTAGCCGGTAA
- a CDS encoding IS6-like element IS6100 family transposase, protein MTDFKWRHFQGDVILWAVRWYCRYPISYRDLEEMLAERGISVDHTTIYRWVQCYAPEMEKRLRWFWRRGFDPSWRLDETYVKVRGKWTYLYRAVDKRGDTIDFYLSPTRSAKAAKRFLGKALRGLKHWEKPATLNTDKAPSYGAAITELKREGKLDRETAHRQVKYLNNVIEADHGKLKILIKPVRGFKSIPTAYATIKGFEVMRALRKGQARPWCLQPGIRGEVRLVERAFGIGPSALTEAMGMLNHHFAAAA, encoded by the coding sequence ATGACGGATTTCAAGTGGCGCCATTTCCAGGGTGATGTGATCCTGTGGGCGGTGCGCTGGTATTGTCGCTATCCGATCAGCTATCGCGACCTTGAGGAAATGCTGGCGGAACGCGGCATTTCGGTCGACCATACGACGATCTATCGCTGGGTCCAGTGCTACGCCCCGGAGATGGAGAAGCGGCTGCGCTGGTTCTGGCGGCGTGGCTTTGATCCGAGCTGGCGCCTGGATGAAACCTACGTCAAGGTGCGGGGCAAGTGGACCTACCTGTACCGGGCAGTCGACAAGCGGGGCGACACGATCGATTTCTACCTGTCGCCGACCCGCAGCGCCAAGGCAGCGAAGCGGTTCCTGGGCAAGGCCCTGCGAGGCCTGAAGCACTGGGAAAAGCCTGCCACGCTCAATACCGACAAAGCGCCGAGCTATGGTGCAGCGATCACCGAATTGAAGCGCGAAGGAAAGCTGGACCGGGAGACGGCCCACCGGCAGGTGAAGTATCTCAATAACGTGATCGAGGCCGATCACGGAAAGCTCAAGATACTGATCAAGCCGGTGCGCGGTTTCAAATCGATCCCCACGGCCTATGCCACGATCAAGGGATTCGAAGTCATGCGAGCCCTGCGCAAAGGACAGGCTCGCCCCTGGTGCCTGCAGCCCGGCATCAGGGGCGAGGTGCGCCTTGTGGAGAGAGCTTTTGGCATTGGGCCCTCGGCGCTGACGGAGGCCATGGGCATGCTCAACCACCATTTCGCAGCAGCCGCCTGA
- a CDS encoding alpha/beta hydrolase — MVQRLDVEFQSEGDTVRGWLYTPDEGGRRPTVVLAGGWCYVREVTMPTYAQKFAENGFNALIIDYRNLGVSGGDNRQHLDPWAQIRDYQNAISFLERHPAVDPDKIGAWGISYSGGHVIILAAIDERVKTVISHVPVIDGYENMRRIHGVNGWRQLLKLIADDRALRYEKPGEQLYLPHATIDYVNDIPCWPVPEAEIVFNEIKKNDAPLYQNKSTVESVELLLNYNVNSFVGRVINTPVMMVVAEGDDITLWDLEIDTFNAIPCPRKELVVLPHTTHITLYSDKARGMMAAEAGLRWLNETLR, encoded by the coding sequence ATGGTGCAGAGGCTCGACGTAGAGTTCCAGTCCGAAGGTGATACTGTTCGGGGTTGGCTCTACACACCCGACGAAGGCGGGCGTCGGCCCACTGTCGTGCTCGCTGGCGGCTGGTGCTATGTGCGTGAGGTCACGATGCCGACCTATGCGCAGAAGTTCGCTGAAAATGGCTTTAACGCGCTCATCATCGACTATCGCAACCTCGGGGTCAGTGGCGGCGACAATCGCCAGCATCTGGATCCCTGGGCGCAGATCCGGGATTATCAGAACGCCATCAGCTTCCTCGAGCGCCACCCTGCGGTCGACCCCGACAAGATCGGGGCCTGGGGCATTTCCTATTCCGGCGGCCATGTCATCATCCTTGCAGCGATCGACGAGCGGGTGAAAACGGTCATCAGCCATGTTCCCGTTATCGACGGATATGAGAATATGCGTCGTATCCATGGCGTAAACGGCTGGCGCCAACTTCTGAAGCTGATCGCCGATGATCGCGCGCTACGTTATGAAAAGCCCGGTGAGCAACTCTATTTGCCGCACGCCACCATTGATTACGTCAATGACATTCCTTGCTGGCCGGTGCCGGAAGCGGAAATTGTCTTTAACGAGATCAAGAAAAATGACGCGCCGCTCTATCAGAACAAGAGCACTGTCGAATCGGTCGAATTGCTCCTAAATTACAATGTGAACAGCTTTGTTGGTCGCGTCATCAACACACCTGTCATGATGGTGGTTGCCGAAGGGGACGATATTACCCTATGGGATCTTGAAATCGATACGTTCAATGCCATTCCTTGCCCCCGCAAGGAACTTGTGGTGTTGCCGCACACGACCCACATAACGCTCTATTCCGACAAGGCGAGAGGCATGATGGCCGCCGAGGCGGGACTGAGGTGGCTCAACGAGACGCTCCGCTAA
- a CDS encoding TetR/AcrR family transcriptional regulator, whose translation MKEGNEVTTPRKKTQTDTPRLPRAERERLIVEGAVQFFAEVGFGGDTRELAKRLNITHPLLFRYFASKNALIERVYQEVFIGRWNPYWEIVISNRNVPLRERLVNVYQALAQTVLNYDWVRLFMFAGLKGSDINGRWYSFMQEHLVRPVCAEFRHDLGLPTIEEMPLTQNESELVLGVNSRIFYLGVRKFIYGVDTPENVDAWVEMEIILFLDGVVNIYPGLVAPPQRRVRKPRLARATKKRPSPLDVASIG comes from the coding sequence ATGAAAGAAGGGAATGAGGTGACGACCCCGCGTAAGAAAACGCAGACCGACACTCCGCGGTTGCCGCGCGCCGAACGCGAGCGGCTTATCGTGGAAGGCGCCGTGCAATTCTTCGCGGAAGTAGGGTTTGGTGGTGACACACGCGAGCTAGCGAAGCGGCTGAACATCACGCACCCTTTGTTATTTCGCTATTTTGCCAGCAAGAACGCACTGATTGAACGCGTGTATCAGGAAGTATTCATCGGCCGGTGGAATCCATACTGGGAAATTGTAATCAGCAACCGCAATGTTCCGTTGCGAGAGCGGCTGGTAAATGTATACCAGGCGCTCGCCCAGACAGTGCTTAATTATGACTGGGTCCGCCTATTCATGTTCGCAGGTCTTAAGGGATCCGACATAAACGGTCGCTGGTATTCTTTCATGCAAGAACATCTCGTCAGGCCGGTTTGCGCCGAATTTCGTCACGATCTTGGCCTGCCTACGATTGAAGAGATGCCTCTCACACAGAACGAATCCGAACTCGTGCTTGGCGTCAATTCGCGCATCTTTTATCTCGGCGTCCGGAAATTCATATATGGGGTCGACACGCCTGAAAACGTCGATGCCTGGGTAGAGATGGAAATTATTCTGTTTCTGGATGGGGTCGTCAACATTTATCCCGGGCTGGTGGCTCCTCCCCAGCGCCGCGTCCGCAAGCCACGACTGGCCAGGGCCACCAAAAAAAGGCCTTCTCCCCTTGATGTAGCGTCGATAGGCTGA
- a CDS encoding AMP-binding protein, whose product MSGWITRLNDAMIDNYTASGAWRNESIADIAARLVIEKPDMLAFIEGDRSLYLGNLVTKARKIAAVLATRGLVPGDVVSFQLPNWLETAVINLACCIGGFVCNPIIPIYREAEVGYILRDGRAKILFVPTSFRGFDYVNMARALQAGLPDLATIVTVRGEAEGCLGYEELLASNAPDVASGHPDPNAVKLLLYTSGTTSHPKGVLHSHNSLMAELLAARDYWGLGASDVVLMPSPVTHITGYLYALEMGFVTGCAAVLMERWDASEAVELIKRHGVTMSVGATPFLRELTDTVVSAGALLPTMRLFICGGAPVAPELVRRAAQAIPGCAISRAFGSSEAPTVTLGVRGVEELELGATTDGRIVNNEVRIIDEATGALLGEGAEGEILVRGPEVMLGYTDQALTDDAFDQDGFFRTGDLGRIEFGDFLAVSGRKKDVIVRGGENISPQEIEDALHRYPAITDVAVVAMPHERLGEGVCAYVIADAPVSVADIGSFLGEQGLARQKWPERVEMVDAFPRTASGKVQKNILRDRLVAQAQPTEASL is encoded by the coding sequence GTGAGCGGTTGGATCACCCGTCTGAACGACGCGATGATCGACAACTACACAGCTTCAGGCGCATGGCGGAATGAGTCGATCGCCGATATCGCTGCGCGTCTGGTGATCGAAAAGCCTGACATGCTCGCATTTATTGAGGGCGATCGCTCGCTTTATCTGGGTAATCTTGTTACCAAGGCAAGAAAGATTGCTGCGGTACTTGCCACGCGTGGCCTAGTTCCGGGCGATGTGGTAAGCTTCCAGCTTCCCAACTGGCTCGAAACCGCGGTAATCAACCTGGCTTGTTGTATCGGCGGCTTTGTCTGCAATCCCATCATCCCAATCTATCGCGAGGCGGAGGTCGGCTACATCCTGCGCGACGGCCGTGCTAAGATTCTGTTCGTGCCGACGAGCTTCCGTGGCTTCGATTATGTCAATATGGCGCGCGCGCTTCAGGCGGGCCTTCCCGATCTTGCCACCATCGTTACCGTCCGGGGTGAGGCGGAGGGCTGTCTTGGTTATGAGGAGCTTCTCGCTTCAAACGCGCCTGACGTGGCAAGCGGCCATCCCGATCCCAATGCCGTCAAGCTGCTGCTCTATACATCGGGCACGACAAGCCATCCCAAGGGCGTTCTGCACAGCCACAATAGCTTAATGGCCGAGCTCCTTGCCGCTCGGGACTATTGGGGCCTTGGTGCGAGCGATGTGGTGCTGATGCCCTCGCCGGTTACGCATATAACCGGCTATCTTTACGCGCTCGAAATGGGTTTCGTCACCGGCTGTGCCGCGGTGTTGATGGAGCGATGGGACGCCTCTGAGGCGGTCGAGCTGATCAAGCGGCACGGCGTAACGATGAGCGTTGGCGCAACTCCCTTCCTCAGGGAACTTACGGATACGGTCGTGTCGGCCGGGGCTCTGCTCCCCACGATGCGTTTGTTTATCTGCGGCGGGGCGCCGGTTGCGCCGGAACTTGTGCGCCGGGCGGCGCAGGCGATCCCGGGGTGCGCCATATCGCGCGCCTTCGGAAGCAGCGAGGCGCCAACGGTCACGCTGGGTGTCCGGGGCGTCGAAGAGCTTGAGCTTGGCGCGACCACGGACGGGCGCATCGTCAACAATGAAGTGCGGATCATCGACGAAGCGACGGGAGCGTTGCTGGGCGAGGGGGCGGAAGGAGAGATCCTTGTTCGCGGCCCGGAGGTGATGCTGGGCTATACCGATCAAGCGCTGACGGACGATGCGTTCGATCAGGACGGCTTCTTCCGCACGGGTGATCTCGGACGGATCGAATTTGGCGATTTCCTGGCGGTGAGCGGCCGTAAAAAGGATGTTATCGTGCGCGGGGGCGAGAATATCAGCCCTCAGGAAATCGAAGATGCGCTGCATCGCTATCCTGCAATCACCGACGTCGCAGTGGTGGCGATGCCGCATGAAAGGCTGGGTGAAGGGGTCTGCGCCTATGTGATTGCGGATGCGCCCGTTTCCGTCGCCGACATTGGCAGCTTCCTCGGGGAGCAAGGGCTAGCGCGACAGAAATGGCCGGAGCGCGTGGAGATGGTCGACGCGTTTCCGCGCACGGCTTCGGGCAAAGTCCAGAAGAATATCCTGCGTGATCGCCTGGTTGCGCAGGCTCAGCCCACGGAGGCGTCCTTATGA